In Brassica rapa cultivar Chiifu-401-42 chromosome A06, CAAS_Brap_v3.01, whole genome shotgun sequence, a single window of DNA contains:
- the LOC103875166 gene encoding uncharacterized protein LOC103875166 produces the protein MSEGYAIELYFDPALENQVLKAWNVFARRQISTKLITTESRPHLTLLSSSFLDSSKLEPILKAFASKQEPLPLSFSSLGSFSGDNNSLFLSPTPSLSLLHLHAQLLDAVKKEGFDIGEEFRQDSWVPFCPVAVDVPRARMAEAFSVLRDLKMPVSGYAMDVGVVEFSPVREVFSFALGNNLE, from the coding sequence ATGTCAGAAGGGTACGCGATCGAGCTCTACTTCGACCCAGCGCTGGAGAACCAAGTCCTGAAAGCCTGGAACGTCTTCGCCCGCCGCCAGATCAGCACGAAGCTCATCACCACCGAGTCCCGCCCCCACCTCACCCTCCTCTCCTCCTCCTTCCTCGACTCCTCCAAGCTCGAGCCCATCCTCAAAGCCTTCGCCTCCAAGCAGGAGCCCCTCCCTCTCTCCTTCTCCTCCCTCGGGAGCTTCTCCGGCGACAACAACTCCCTCTTCCTCTCCCCCACCCCCTCCCTCTCCCTCCTCCACCTCCACGCTCAGCTTCTCGACGCCGTCAAGAAGGAAGGCTTCGACATCGGCGAGGAGTTTCGCCAGGACTCGTGGGTCCCGTTCTGCCCCGTGGCGGTCGATGTGCCGAGGGCTCGCATGGCTGAGGCTTTCTCCGTTTTGAGGGACTTGAAGATGCCCGTGAGTGGCTACGCCATGGATGTTGGGGTCGTTGAGTTCTCTCCTGTTCGTGAAGTCTTCTCTTTCGCTCTTGGTAACAACTTGGAGTAG
- the LOC108872377 gene encoding uncharacterized protein LOC108872377 produces MKSTQAKEEKTQLMLSLSEEAPFLIKTKTTTKFKFQRNRFVFNGASASPEDTLATAIRAAKEWEQGSLLLRQRHRRLKRAPLLPSFALMQPGGKEDKKAGLGWTVKTERFEIRRKKPHGHVSSPLVAEGLAIREALLFCREHSLNDILLESDSAQLIKAINQKECIAEVHGILSDILHLSGLPDVSILFSWIPRDKNLVADSLSKEALCMVEGVIAPT; encoded by the exons ATGAAGTCAACGCAAG CAAAAGAAGAGAAGACTCAACTAATGTTGTCTCTTTCAGAGGAAGCTCCTTTTCTAATAAAAACAAAGACGACGACCAAATTTAAGTTTCAAAGGAACAGATTCGTCTTCAACGGTGCTTCTGCATCACCAGAGGACACACTAGCTACCGCTATTCGAGCGGCAAAGGAATGGGAACAAGGCTCACTCCTACTCAGGCAACGCCATCGGCGACTGAAGCGTGCACCGCTGCTACCTTCGTTCGCTCTGATGCAGCCTGGAGGAAAGGAAGATAAGAAAGCCGGGCTCGGCTGGACAGTGAAGACAGAGAGGTTTGAAATTAGAAGGAAGAAACCCCACGGGCACGTATCTTCACCCCTCGTTGCAGAAGGACTAGCCATTCGGGAAGCTCTGTTGTTCTGCAGAGAGCATAGTTTGAACGACATTCTCCTAGAGTCTGATTCAGCACAGCTGATAAAAGCAATAAACCAAAAGGAATGCATCGCGGAGGTGCATGGGATTCTCTCGGACATTCTCCACCTGAGCGGACTCCCCGACGTTTCGATCTTGTTTTCTTGGATCCCTAGAGATAAAAATCTTGTTGCTGATTCCTTATCAAAGGAAGCACTTTGTATGGTTGAGGGTGTTATTGCCCCTACCTAA
- the LOC103875169 gene encoding WAT1-related protein At5g40210, with amino-acid sequence MAGRLCQRDGWIMTAMVAVVVSDVGMNTLFKAASSKGMSSYVFLVYSYGIGALLLLPSPFLTHRSGSLPPLKFSVLCKMGLLGLLGCVYLMLGYTGIKYSSPTLASAMSNLTPAFTFIFALLFGMEKVSIKKNSSIAKVVGTIVSIVGALVVTLYHGPIIFAASQPSVHLPQPLSPPPSPPLNSNWVIGGCLLALEYTLIAISYIIQTHIMREYASEFALALSHNICVSVSCAFVSLFVETNNPSAWIMRSSIMLICIVATGMVNSTGYVVESWTVRHKGPLFLAMFRPLAILTAVVLGAIFLGDSLYLGSVIGGTLISIGFYTVMWGKAKEEKSEIDTHHAASSSHSKRVPLLMNYAAEKQV; translated from the exons ATGGCTGGGAGATTATGTCAGAGAGACGGCTGGATCATGACGGCGATGGTGGCGGTTGTGGTCTCAGACGTCGGAATGAATACTCTGTTCAAAGCGGCGAGCTCAAAGGGAATGAGCTCATACGTCTTCCTCGTATATTCTTATGGAATCGGagctcttcttctccttccttctCCTTTCCTCACCCACAGGTCAGGATCTCTGCCACCTTTAAAGTTCTCCGTGCTCTGTAAAATGGGACTTCTTGGTCTACTTGG ATGTGTGTATTTGATGTTAGGTTACACAGGAATCAAATATAGCTCTCCTACTTTGGCTTCAGCTATGAGTAATCTTACTCCTGCTTTCACCTTCATCTTCGCTCTTCTCTTCGG CATGGAGAAGGTGTCTATAAAGAAAAATAGCAGCATAGCCAAAGTAGTGGGCACAATAGTTTCGATAGTAGGTGCACTTGTGGTCACTCTCTACCATGGCCCCATCATCTTCGCCGCATCTCAGCCGTCCGTTCATCTTCCTCAGCCTCTCTCGCCGCCTCCATCCCCACCGTTAAATTCAAATTGGGTCATCGGCGGATGTCTCCTAGCCCTTGAATACACTCTCATCGCCATCTCGTACATCATACAG ACGCATATTATGAGGGAATATGCATCGGAGTTTGCCTTGGCACTTTCCCACAATATTTGCGTTTCAGTCTCTTGTGCGTTTGTTAGTCTTTTCGTAGAGACAAACAATCCAAGCGCATGGATTATGAGATCGAGTATAATGTTGATATGCATCGTTGCAACG GGAATGGTAAACTCGACGGGCTATGTTGTGGAGTCGTGGACGGTGCGACATAAGGGACCATTGTTCCTAGCAATGTTCAGGCCGTTAGCTATATTAACAGCGGTTGTATTAGGCGCGATTTTTCTTGGCGACTCCCTCTATCTGGGAAg TGTGATTGGTGGAACATTGATATCAATAGGTTTTTACACTGTCATGTGGGGAAAAGCAAAGGAAGAGAAGTCCGAGATCGATACTCATCATGCTGCTTCATCGTCACATTCCAAGAGAGTTCCACTTTTGATGAATTACGCGGCTGAGAAACAAGTGTAG
- the LOC103875168 gene encoding WAT1-related protein At3g28100 isoform X2: MAGAVSLWRREATFLTAMLASETGIVGLNTLFKAATSKGLNSYTFLGYSYLLASLLLLPSHLFSNRSRSLPPLSFSILCKIGLLGLVGSTYVITSYIGVKYSNPTLASAISNITPALTFILAVIFRMEKVRFKERSSVAKVMGTILSLVGALVVVLYHGPRVFIVLSAPNLNFHQLSPSLSSSNSNWIIGGCLLTIRDIFVSVSFILQAHIMSEYPAAFTVSFFYTLFVSIITSLTGLVVERNNPSVWIIRFDITLICILAMGIFTPVYYVIHSWTVRYKGPLYLAIFKPLSILIAFDWRSFDNDRFLRCDVGESKRREDSVIVTYRKRE; encoded by the exons ATGGCGGGAGCCGTAAGTCTCTGGCGGAGAGAGGCAACGTTCTTGACGGCAATGCTTGCGTCGGAAACCGGTATTGTTGGTCTGAATACACTGTTCAAAGCAGCGACTTCAAAGGGACTCAACTCTTACACTTTCCTTGGCTATTCTTATCTTCTTgcttctcttctccttcttccttcTCATCTCTTCTCCAACAG gTCAAGATCACTTCCTCCACTAAGTTTCTCAATACTTTGTAAGATAGGACTTCTTGGACTAGTAGG ATCAACGTATGTGATCACAAGCTACATAGGCGTTAAATACAGCAACCCAACCCTAGCTTCCGCGATTAGCAATATCACTCCTGCTCTTACCTTCATCCTAGCCGTTATCTTCAG AATGGAGAAAGTAAGATTCAAAGAAAGGAGCAGTGTAGCTAAAGTGATGGGGACGATATTATCATTAGTAGGCGCACTTGTGGTGGTTCTCTATCACGGCCCACGCGTCTTCATTGTATTATCAGCGCCGAATCTAAACTTCCACCAGCTTTCTCCATCACTATCATCTTCAAACTCTAATTGGATCATTGGTGGATGTCTTCTCACCATTAGAGACATCTTCGTTTCTGTTTCTTTCATACTACAG GCACATATAATGTCTGAATATCCAGCAGCATTTACAGTATCATTTTTCTATACTCTGTTCGTTTCAATCATCACCTCCTTGACTGGACTCGTAGTCGAGAGGAACAATCCAAGCGTTTGGATCATTCGATTTGATATTACTTTGATATGCATTCTAGCTATG GGAATATTCACTCCAGTATACTACGTAATTCATTCATGGACAGTGCGTTACAAAGGACCTCTTTACTTGGCCATATTTAAGCCATTGTCGATTTTAATAGCG TTTGATTGGAGGAGTTTTGATAACGATAGGTTTTTACGCTGTGATGTGGGGGAAAGCAAACGAAGAGAAGACTCGGTTATTGTTACTTACAGAAAAAGAGAATAG
- the LOC103875168 gene encoding WAT1-related protein At3g28100 isoform X4 — protein MAGAVSLWRREATFLTAMLASETGIVGLNTLFKAATSKGLNSYTFLGYSYLLASLLLLPSHLFSNRSRSLPPLSFSILCKIGLLGLVGSTYVITSYIGVKYSNPTLASAISNITPALTFILAVIFRMEKVRFKERSSVAKVMGTILSLVGALVVVLYHGPRVFIVLSAPNLNFHQLSPSLSSSNSNWIIGGCLLTIRDIFVSVSFILQGIFTPVYYVIHSWTVRYKGPLYLAIFKPLSILIAFDWRSFDNDRFLRCDVGESKRREDSVIVTYRKRE, from the exons ATGGCGGGAGCCGTAAGTCTCTGGCGGAGAGAGGCAACGTTCTTGACGGCAATGCTTGCGTCGGAAACCGGTATTGTTGGTCTGAATACACTGTTCAAAGCAGCGACTTCAAAGGGACTCAACTCTTACACTTTCCTTGGCTATTCTTATCTTCTTgcttctcttctccttcttccttcTCATCTCTTCTCCAACAG gTCAAGATCACTTCCTCCACTAAGTTTCTCAATACTTTGTAAGATAGGACTTCTTGGACTAGTAGG ATCAACGTATGTGATCACAAGCTACATAGGCGTTAAATACAGCAACCCAACCCTAGCTTCCGCGATTAGCAATATCACTCCTGCTCTTACCTTCATCCTAGCCGTTATCTTCAG AATGGAGAAAGTAAGATTCAAAGAAAGGAGCAGTGTAGCTAAAGTGATGGGGACGATATTATCATTAGTAGGCGCACTTGTGGTGGTTCTCTATCACGGCCCACGCGTCTTCATTGTATTATCAGCGCCGAATCTAAACTTCCACCAGCTTTCTCCATCACTATCATCTTCAAACTCTAATTGGATCATTGGTGGATGTCTTCTCACCATTAGAGACATCTTCGTTTCTGTTTCTTTCATACTACAG GGAATATTCACTCCAGTATACTACGTAATTCATTCATGGACAGTGCGTTACAAAGGACCTCTTTACTTGGCCATATTTAAGCCATTGTCGATTTTAATAGCG TTTGATTGGAGGAGTTTTGATAACGATAGGTTTTTACGCTGTGATGTGGGGGAAAGCAAACGAAGAGAAGACTCGGTTATTGTTACTTACAGAAAAAGAGAATAG
- the LOC103875168 gene encoding WAT1-related protein At3g28100 isoform X1 — protein sequence MAGAVSLWRREATFLTAMLASETGIVGLNTLFKAATSKGLNSYTFLGYSYLLASLLLLPSHLFSNRSRSLPPLSFSILCKIGLLGLVGSTYVITSYIGVKYSNPTLASAISNITPALTFILAVIFRMEKVRFKERSSVAKVMGTILSLVGALVVVLYHGPRVFIVLSAPNLNFHQLSPSLSSSNSNWIIGGCLLTIRDIFVSVSFILQAHIMSEYPAAFTVSFFYTLFVSIITSLTGLVVERNNPSVWIIRFDITLICILAMGIFTPVYYVIHSWTVRYKGPLYLAIFKPLSILIAVIMSAIFLGDSLYLGCLIGGVLITIGFYAVMWGKANEEKTRLLLLTEKENSPLLLNHNDDQINLEPKRNKLHTFECVNA from the exons ATGGCGGGAGCCGTAAGTCTCTGGCGGAGAGAGGCAACGTTCTTGACGGCAATGCTTGCGTCGGAAACCGGTATTGTTGGTCTGAATACACTGTTCAAAGCAGCGACTTCAAAGGGACTCAACTCTTACACTTTCCTTGGCTATTCTTATCTTCTTgcttctcttctccttcttccttcTCATCTCTTCTCCAACAG gTCAAGATCACTTCCTCCACTAAGTTTCTCAATACTTTGTAAGATAGGACTTCTTGGACTAGTAGG ATCAACGTATGTGATCACAAGCTACATAGGCGTTAAATACAGCAACCCAACCCTAGCTTCCGCGATTAGCAATATCACTCCTGCTCTTACCTTCATCCTAGCCGTTATCTTCAG AATGGAGAAAGTAAGATTCAAAGAAAGGAGCAGTGTAGCTAAAGTGATGGGGACGATATTATCATTAGTAGGCGCACTTGTGGTGGTTCTCTATCACGGCCCACGCGTCTTCATTGTATTATCAGCGCCGAATCTAAACTTCCACCAGCTTTCTCCATCACTATCATCTTCAAACTCTAATTGGATCATTGGTGGATGTCTTCTCACCATTAGAGACATCTTCGTTTCTGTTTCTTTCATACTACAG GCACATATAATGTCTGAATATCCAGCAGCATTTACAGTATCATTTTTCTATACTCTGTTCGTTTCAATCATCACCTCCTTGACTGGACTCGTAGTCGAGAGGAACAATCCAAGCGTTTGGATCATTCGATTTGATATTACTTTGATATGCATTCTAGCTATG GGAATATTCACTCCAGTATACTACGTAATTCATTCATGGACAGTGCGTTACAAAGGACCTCTTTACTTGGCCATATTTAAGCCATTGTCGATTTTAATAGCGGTGATTATGAGCGCAATTTTTCTCGGAGATTCTCTATATCTCGGATG TTTGATTGGAGGAGTTTTGATAACGATAGGTTTTTACGCTGTGATGTGGGGGAAAGCAAACGAAGAGAAGACTCGGTTATTGTTACTTACAGAAAAAGAGAATAGCCCTCTTCTGTTGAACCACAACGACGACCAAATTAATTTAGAACCAAAGAGAAATAAACTACATACTTTTGAATGTGTTAATGCGTAG
- the LOC103875168 gene encoding WAT1-related protein At3g28100 isoform X5: protein MEKVRFKERSSVAKVMGTILSLVGALVVVLYHGPRVFIVLSAPNLNFHQLSPSLSSSNSNWIIGGCLLTIRDIFVSVSFILQAHIMSEYPAAFTVSFFYTLFVSIITSLTGLVVERNNPSVWIIRFDITLICILAMGIFTPVYYVIHSWTVRYKGPLYLAIFKPLSILIAVIMSAIFLGDSLYLGCLIGGVLITIGFYAVMWGKANEEKTRLLLLTEKENSPLLLNHNDDQINLEPKRNKLHTFECVNA from the exons ATGGAGAAAGTAAGATTCAAAGAAAGGAGCAGTGTAGCTAAAGTGATGGGGACGATATTATCATTAGTAGGCGCACTTGTGGTGGTTCTCTATCACGGCCCACGCGTCTTCATTGTATTATCAGCGCCGAATCTAAACTTCCACCAGCTTTCTCCATCACTATCATCTTCAAACTCTAATTGGATCATTGGTGGATGTCTTCTCACCATTAGAGACATCTTCGTTTCTGTTTCTTTCATACTACAG GCACATATAATGTCTGAATATCCAGCAGCATTTACAGTATCATTTTTCTATACTCTGTTCGTTTCAATCATCACCTCCTTGACTGGACTCGTAGTCGAGAGGAACAATCCAAGCGTTTGGATCATTCGATTTGATATTACTTTGATATGCATTCTAGCTATG GGAATATTCACTCCAGTATACTACGTAATTCATTCATGGACAGTGCGTTACAAAGGACCTCTTTACTTGGCCATATTTAAGCCATTGTCGATTTTAATAGCGGTGATTATGAGCGCAATTTTTCTCGGAGATTCTCTATATCTCGGATG TTTGATTGGAGGAGTTTTGATAACGATAGGTTTTTACGCTGTGATGTGGGGGAAAGCAAACGAAGAGAAGACTCGGTTATTGTTACTTACAGAAAAAGAGAATAGCCCTCTTCTGTTGAACCACAACGACGACCAAATTAATTTAGAACCAAAGAGAAATAAACTACATACTTTTGAATGTGTTAATGCGTAG
- the LOC103875168 gene encoding WAT1-related protein At3g28100 isoform X6, whose translation MAGAVSLWRREATFLTAMLASETGIVGLNTLFKAATSKGLNSYTFLGYSYLLASLLLLPSHLFSNRSRSLPPLSFSILCKIGLLGLVGSTYVITSYIGVKYSNPTLASAISNITPALTFILAVIFRMEKVRFKERSSVAKVMGTILSLVGALVVVLYHGPRVFIVLSAPNLNFHQLSPSLSSSNSNWIIGGCLLTIRDIFVSVSFILQFDWRSFDNDRFLRCDVGESKRREDSVIVTYRKRE comes from the exons ATGGCGGGAGCCGTAAGTCTCTGGCGGAGAGAGGCAACGTTCTTGACGGCAATGCTTGCGTCGGAAACCGGTATTGTTGGTCTGAATACACTGTTCAAAGCAGCGACTTCAAAGGGACTCAACTCTTACACTTTCCTTGGCTATTCTTATCTTCTTgcttctcttctccttcttccttcTCATCTCTTCTCCAACAG gTCAAGATCACTTCCTCCACTAAGTTTCTCAATACTTTGTAAGATAGGACTTCTTGGACTAGTAGG ATCAACGTATGTGATCACAAGCTACATAGGCGTTAAATACAGCAACCCAACCCTAGCTTCCGCGATTAGCAATATCACTCCTGCTCTTACCTTCATCCTAGCCGTTATCTTCAG AATGGAGAAAGTAAGATTCAAAGAAAGGAGCAGTGTAGCTAAAGTGATGGGGACGATATTATCATTAGTAGGCGCACTTGTGGTGGTTCTCTATCACGGCCCACGCGTCTTCATTGTATTATCAGCGCCGAATCTAAACTTCCACCAGCTTTCTCCATCACTATCATCTTCAAACTCTAATTGGATCATTGGTGGATGTCTTCTCACCATTAGAGACATCTTCGTTTCTGTTTCTTTCATACTACAG TTTGATTGGAGGAGTTTTGATAACGATAGGTTTTTACGCTGTGATGTGGGGGAAAGCAAACGAAGAGAAGACTCGGTTATTGTTACTTACAGAAAAAGAGAATAG
- the LOC103875167 gene encoding protein ALTERED XYLOGLUCAN 4-like → MRGYDSWDDRHATMKSSSIFRESSDKTERWIVTNMARLSPFLLSSLCITIFFTGFFVFHQNPFISDQNFLTLHPLIDPKCDLFKGHWVPDKRGSLYTNSSCSTLPDSKNCIKHGRLDRDFLFWRWKPDGCDLPRFNPKEFLRMVRGKKMSFIGDSVARNHMESLLCLLSMEETPKDIYKDGEDRNRIWYFPNHDFALSTSWTKFLVEERERVDGNKTGTGLFDIDISKMDEGWFKGLPNTDIAIVSAAHWFFRPIFIHRGDETLGCIYCSVPNMTQLSPDQGFKLVYSSVFKHINECDNCKRDLVTVMRTISPAHFENGTWDTGGSCRRTSPFGVNQIDLQSNEMKIRTSQIEQLEVITKGDHKGKKKFGVLDVTRVMLMRPDGHPNSHWGNKWMKGYNDCVHWCLPGPIDAWNDFLMAILRQLR, encoded by the exons ATGCGTGGGTATGATTCTTGGGATGATCGACATGCAACGATGAAATCATCATCCATTTTCCGAGAAAGTTCAGACAAAACAGAGAGATGGATTGTAACAAACATGGCAAGATTATCCCCATTCCTCTTGTCTTCTCTTTGTATAACTATCTTCTTCACaggcttcttcgtcttccatcAGAATCCTTTCATCTCGGATCAAAACTTTCTCACCCTGCACCCTCTAATCG ATCCTAAATGTGATTTGTTCAAGGGACATTGGGTTCCAGACAAAAGAGGATCTCTGTACACAAACTCAAGCTGTTCTACGCTTCCTGACTCCAAGAACTGCATAAAACATGGGAGATTAGACAGAGATTTCTTGTTTTGGAGATGGAAACCTGATGGCTGCGACCTTCCTAGGTTTAATCCCAAGGAGTTTCTTAGAATGGTTCGAGGCAAGAAGATGAGTTTTATTGGTGATTCTGTAGCAAGGAACCATATGGAATCTCTTCTTTGCTTGTTGTCAATG GAAGAAACTCCTAAGGATATCTACAAGGATGGAGAAGACAGAAACAGGATATGGTACTTTCCTAACCATGACTTCGCTCTCTCTACCTCTTGGACTAAGTTTCTTGTTGAGGAACGAGAGAGGGTAGACGGTAACAAGACCGGAACTGGATTGTTTGATATAGATATTAGCAAGATGGATGAAGGATGGTTCAAGGGTCTGCCAAATACAGACATTGCTATTGTCTCGGCTGCTCACTGGTTCTTCAGACCAATATTCATCCATAGAGGAGATGAAACCCTAGGTTGCATCTACTGTAGCGTACCAAACATGACACAGCTTAGTCCTGACCAAGGGTTTAAGCTTGTTTACTCATCTGTCTTTAAACACATCAATGAATGTGATAACTGCAAGAGAGATTTAGTTACAGTTATGAGGACTATCTCACCTGCCCATTTCGAGAACGGGACTTGGGATACAGGAGGATCATGCAGAAGGACAAGCCCTTTTGGTGTTAACCAGATCGATCTGCAGAGCAACGAGATGAAGATCAGGACATCTCAGATTGAACAGCTTGAAGTTATAACGAAAGGCGACCACAAGGGGAAGAAGAAGTTTGGTGTTTTGGATGTGACTAGGGTTATGCTGATGAGACCTGACGGCCATCCGAATAGTCACTGGGGAAACAAATGGATGAAAGGTTACAATGATTGCGTCCACTGGTGCTTGCCTGGGCCTATTGATGCGTGGAACGATTTTTTAATGGCGATACTTAGACAGTTAAGATGA
- the LOC103875168 gene encoding WAT1-related protein At3g28100 isoform X3, whose translation MAGAVSLWRREATFLTAMLASETGIVGLNTLFKAATSKGLNSYTFLGYSYLLASLLLLPSHLFSNRSRSLPPLSFSILCKIGLLGLVGSTYVITSYIGVKYSNPTLASAISNITPALTFILAVIFRMEKVRFKERSSVAKVMGTILSLVGALVVVLYHGPRVFIVLSAPNLNFHQLSPSLSSSNSNWIIGGCLLTIRDIFVSVSFILQGIFTPVYYVIHSWTVRYKGPLYLAIFKPLSILIAVIMSAIFLGDSLYLGCLIGGVLITIGFYAVMWGKANEEKTRLLLLTEKENSPLLLNHNDDQINLEPKRNKLHTFECVNA comes from the exons ATGGCGGGAGCCGTAAGTCTCTGGCGGAGAGAGGCAACGTTCTTGACGGCAATGCTTGCGTCGGAAACCGGTATTGTTGGTCTGAATACACTGTTCAAAGCAGCGACTTCAAAGGGACTCAACTCTTACACTTTCCTTGGCTATTCTTATCTTCTTgcttctcttctccttcttccttcTCATCTCTTCTCCAACAG gTCAAGATCACTTCCTCCACTAAGTTTCTCAATACTTTGTAAGATAGGACTTCTTGGACTAGTAGG ATCAACGTATGTGATCACAAGCTACATAGGCGTTAAATACAGCAACCCAACCCTAGCTTCCGCGATTAGCAATATCACTCCTGCTCTTACCTTCATCCTAGCCGTTATCTTCAG AATGGAGAAAGTAAGATTCAAAGAAAGGAGCAGTGTAGCTAAAGTGATGGGGACGATATTATCATTAGTAGGCGCACTTGTGGTGGTTCTCTATCACGGCCCACGCGTCTTCATTGTATTATCAGCGCCGAATCTAAACTTCCACCAGCTTTCTCCATCACTATCATCTTCAAACTCTAATTGGATCATTGGTGGATGTCTTCTCACCATTAGAGACATCTTCGTTTCTGTTTCTTTCATACTACAG GGAATATTCACTCCAGTATACTACGTAATTCATTCATGGACAGTGCGTTACAAAGGACCTCTTTACTTGGCCATATTTAAGCCATTGTCGATTTTAATAGCGGTGATTATGAGCGCAATTTTTCTCGGAGATTCTCTATATCTCGGATG TTTGATTGGAGGAGTTTTGATAACGATAGGTTTTTACGCTGTGATGTGGGGGAAAGCAAACGAAGAGAAGACTCGGTTATTGTTACTTACAGAAAAAGAGAATAGCCCTCTTCTGTTGAACCACAACGACGACCAAATTAATTTAGAACCAAAGAGAAATAAACTACATACTTTTGAATGTGTTAATGCGTAG